From a region of the Blastopirellula marina genome:
- the eno gene encoding phosphopyruvate hydratase: MSMIVDVRGLQILDSRGNPTVEVEVILDSGVVGRAAVPSGASTGVHEALELRDGDKSVYLGKGVTKAVENVNDVIADALIGEDATSQTHIDELMIELDGTPNKAKLGANAILGVSLAVAKAAAASSGLPLYRYLGGVGARTLPAPMMNIVNGGSHADNNVDVQEFMVFPLGFDKFGDALRCGVEVFHSLKKVLKGKGLNTAVGDEGGFAPDLGSNIEALDLIMESIEAAGYKAGEQVYIALDVASSELYNKEKKTYTIDGKEIDSAGMVDFLAAWADKYPIISIEDGCDEDDWAGWKMLTDKIGDKVQLVGDDLFVTNTTRLQRGIDENIANSILIKVNQIGSLTETINAIQLAHANDYTSIASHRSGETEDSFISDLAVALGTGQIKTGSASRSDRMAKYNQLLRIEAELGDLALYGGPALLKRRGK, translated from the coding sequence ATGAGCATGATTGTCGACGTTCGCGGACTTCAGATCCTGGACAGCCGCGGTAACCCCACGGTGGAAGTCGAAGTGATTTTGGACAGTGGCGTGGTTGGCCGCGCTGCCGTTCCCAGTGGTGCCTCGACCGGCGTGCACGAAGCTTTGGAGCTTCGCGACGGTGATAAGAGCGTTTACCTGGGCAAAGGTGTCACCAAAGCTGTCGAGAACGTCAACGACGTGATCGCCGACGCTTTGATTGGTGAAGACGCTACCAGCCAGACGCACATCGACGAACTGATGATCGAACTGGACGGCACCCCGAACAAGGCCAAGCTGGGCGCTAACGCGATCCTGGGTGTTTCGCTGGCCGTTGCCAAGGCCGCCGCAGCTTCTTCCGGCCTGCCGCTGTACCGTTACCTCGGCGGTGTCGGTGCTCGCACGCTGCCAGCTCCGATGATGAACATCGTCAACGGTGGTTCGCACGCCGACAACAACGTCGACGTTCAAGAGTTCATGGTCTTCCCGCTGGGCTTCGATAAGTTCGGCGACGCCCTTCGCTGCGGCGTGGAAGTGTTCCACAGCCTGAAGAAGGTGCTCAAGGGTAAGGGCCTCAACACGGCTGTCGGTGACGAAGGTGGTTTCGCCCCTGACCTGGGCAGCAACATCGAAGCGCTCGACCTGATCATGGAATCGATCGAAGCCGCTGGTTACAAGGCCGGCGAGCAGGTTTACATCGCTTTGGACGTTGCTTCCAGCGAACTTTACAACAAGGAAAAGAAGACCTACACGATCGACGGTAAGGAAATTGATTCCGCCGGCATGGTCGACTTCCTGGCTGCTTGGGCCGACAAGTACCCAATCATCTCGATCGAAGACGGCTGCGACGAAGACGACTGGGCAGGCTGGAAGATGCTGACCGACAAGATCGGCGACAAGGTCCAGCTGGTCGGCGACGACTTGTTCGTCACCAACACCACGCGTCTGCAACGTGGTATCGACGAAAACATCGCCAACAGCATTTTGATCAAGGTGAACCAGATTGGTTCGTTGACCGAAACGATCAACGCTATCCAACTGGCCCACGCCAACGATTACACCAGCATCGCCAGCCACCGCAGCGGTGAAACCGAGGACTCGTTCATCTCGGATCTGGCCGTTGCTCTGGGTACCGGTCAGATCAAAACCGGCTCGGCTTCGCGTAGCGATCGTATGGCCAAGTACAACCAGTTGCTGCGAATCGAAGCCGAACTGGGCGACCTGGCCCTGTACGGCGGCCCAGCTCTGCTGAAGCGTCGCGGTAAGTAA
- a CDS encoding riboflavin synthase — protein MFTGLVETQGKVVALKPEGPGVRLSLESPLIAGSAEIGDSIAVNGCCLTVVSIAENVVDFEAGEETLKRTNLGQLENGSVVNLERSLQLGARLGGHLVTGHIDTTATLVERNDDGEWCTMWFEVPKEYARQMASKGSVAIDGISLTLVDVTDTRFSVALIPHTLDATTLGGRKQGDTVNIETDLLAKYVQRQLETT, from the coding sequence ATGTTTACTGGCCTGGTTGAAACGCAAGGAAAAGTCGTCGCCCTTAAGCCCGAGGGACCGGGGGTTCGACTGTCATTAGAGAGTCCACTGATCGCCGGCAGCGCCGAGATCGGGGACAGCATCGCCGTCAACGGATGCTGCCTGACCGTGGTCAGTATTGCGGAAAATGTTGTCGATTTTGAAGCAGGCGAAGAGACGTTAAAGAGAACCAATCTTGGCCAACTTGAAAATGGGAGCGTCGTGAACCTGGAACGCTCCCTTCAATTGGGTGCTCGACTCGGCGGCCATTTGGTCACCGGACACATCGATACGACCGCCACCCTAGTCGAGCGTAACGACGACGGCGAGTGGTGTACGATGTGGTTTGAAGTCCCGAAAGAGTATGCCCGGCAGATGGCCAGCAAAGGGAGCGTAGCGATCGACGGTATCAGCCTGACGCTGGTCGACGTGACCGATACGCGGTTCAGCGTGGCCTTGATCCCCCATACGCTGGACGCCACCACCCTGGGTGGGCGAAAGCAGGGAGACACCGTCAACATCGAGACCGACCTGCTGGCCAAGTACGTCCAGCGGCAACTCGAAACCACATAG
- the rsmA gene encoding 16S rRNA (adenine(1518)-N(6)/adenine(1519)-N(6))-dimethyltransferase RsmA, which produces MPEFRNQTISYLTSKFREIGIRPVSKHGQNFLIDMNLLDLLVRSADIQKDDVILEIGTGTGTLSTRMADQAGYLVTVEIDPHMATFATEELDPFENVVLLNYDALRNKNNFRPEMIETIKEKMAEIGTDHFKLAANLPYNVATPIISNLLRTEITPKSMTVTIQKELAERIIATPGTKDYSALSVWIQSQCRCELVRILPPSVFWPAPKVHSAILHIEVEPERRAAIPDLEFFHEFNRSLFFHRRKFLRSVLQSSFKGKLDKAEVDQVMEQGGLDPSARAENFTVDEILAMTELFRHKLAEKDA; this is translated from the coding sequence ATGCCTGAATTTCGCAATCAAACGATCTCGTACCTTACGAGCAAATTCCGCGAAATCGGAATCCGCCCGGTCTCGAAGCACGGGCAGAACTTTCTGATCGACATGAATCTGCTGGACCTGTTGGTTCGCTCGGCGGATATCCAGAAGGATGACGTCATCCTGGAAATCGGCACCGGCACCGGGACGCTTTCGACCCGCATGGCCGACCAGGCCGGCTACCTGGTGACGGTGGAAATCGATCCGCACATGGCGACGTTCGCGACCGAGGAACTCGACCCGTTCGAGAACGTCGTCCTGCTAAACTACGACGCTCTACGCAACAAAAACAACTTCCGCCCCGAGATGATCGAGACCATCAAAGAGAAGATGGCCGAGATCGGCACCGATCACTTCAAACTGGCAGCCAACCTGCCGTACAACGTGGCGACACCGATCATCTCGAACCTGCTGCGAACCGAGATCACGCCCAAAAGCATGACGGTGACGATCCAGAAGGAACTGGCCGAACGGATCATCGCCACGCCAGGGACCAAGGACTATAGCGCCCTGTCGGTGTGGATTCAGTCCCAATGCCGCTGCGAACTCGTTCGCATTCTACCGCCAAGCGTTTTCTGGCCGGCCCCCAAAGTGCATTCCGCCATTCTGCACATTGAAGTAGAACCAGAACGCCGAGCCGCGATTCCCGACCTCGAATTCTTCCACGAGTTCAACCGCTCGCTCTTCTTCCACCGCCGCAAGTTCCTGCGCAGCGTGCTGCAAAGTTCGTTCAAAGGAAAGCTGGATAAAGCGGAAGTCGACCAGGTGATGGAGCAGGGAGGCCTCGACCCAAGTGCCCGAGCCGAGAACTTTACCGTCGACGAAATCCTGGCGATGACCGAACTGTTCCGTCATAAGCTGGCCGAGAAAGACGCTTAA
- a CDS encoding endonuclease/exonuclease/phosphatase family protein, translating into MRTFLLLSVALLAGMTVSTLFGAEPNENAVEVMSFNIRYGTAKDGENHWDKRKEFVAETIQQVNSDLLGTQECLGFQRDFLAKHLPGYQVHAAAREDGKEQGEMCAIFYRTDRFEKLDAGHFWLSEAPDVPGSKSWDSSLPRMASWVKLKDKKAPDAKPIVYINTHFDHRGPDARFESAKMIREKISQFADADVILTGDFNADEGSKPYIALFAEESPVVDTYRTIHPEKKEGEGTFSNFDVKNTGGARIDWIGVGRGWNVVEAKILPIHRDGHTPSDHLPITAKLTR; encoded by the coding sequence ATGCGTACTTTCCTGCTACTGAGCGTGGCCTTGCTGGCCGGTATGACGGTTTCGACCCTGTTTGGTGCCGAGCCCAACGAGAACGCCGTTGAAGTGATGTCGTTCAACATCCGCTATGGCACCGCGAAAGATGGCGAGAACCACTGGGACAAACGCAAAGAGTTCGTCGCCGAGACCATCCAGCAGGTAAACTCCGATCTCTTGGGGACGCAGGAATGTTTGGGCTTTCAACGCGATTTTCTAGCCAAGCATCTGCCTGGGTATCAGGTACACGCCGCTGCTCGTGAAGATGGTAAGGAACAGGGCGAAATGTGTGCGATCTTCTATCGCACCGATCGCTTCGAGAAACTCGACGCCGGCCACTTCTGGCTGAGCGAAGCGCCGGACGTCCCTGGCAGCAAAAGCTGGGACAGCAGCCTGCCGCGGATGGCCAGTTGGGTGAAGCTAAAGGATAAGAAGGCCCCAGATGCCAAGCCGATCGTCTATATCAACACGCACTTCGATCACCGCGGCCCCGATGCCCGGTTCGAGTCGGCCAAGATGATTCGTGAGAAGATCAGTCAATTCGCCGATGCCGACGTCATCCTGACCGGCGATTTCAACGCCGATGAAGGCTCGAAACCTTACATCGCGCTGTTCGCTGAAGAGTCCCCGGTTGTCGATACTTACCGCACGATTCATCCCGAAAAGAAGGAAGGCGAAGGAACGTTCTCCAATTTCGACGTGAAGAACACCGGTGGTGCCCGCATCGACTGGATCGGCGTCGGCCGCGGCTGGAACGTCGTCGAGGCGAAGATCCTGCCCATCCATCGCGACGGCCACACCCCTTCGGATCACTTGCCAATTACGGCCAAGCTGACGCGGTAA
- a CDS encoding alkaline phosphatase D family protein: MSLRSFQSTANAFLSDRRQFVLGAGSLALLPWLGQCVQGAMKSNTSFDKDPFTLGVASGDPQPDGFVLWTRLAPEPLGGGGMPSEAYEVTWEISEDLSFKKIAHSGKALATPQLGHSVHVEVQGLPADRWYFYRFQCGDAISPVGRARTTPGYDVMADKLRFAFASCQHYEHGLFTAYEHMAQEDLDLVLHLGDYIYEYRGNSKAIRQHIGEEIQSLNDYRNRYALYRTDEHLQAAHALCPWLLVWDDHEFDNNCAGDISEEESVNPEEYLLRRAAAYQAYYEMMPLRSRCMPRGPHMQLYRRIPYGRLANFEMLDTRQYRTDQPNGDKKSPLNDAARDPKNTLLGDKQEHWLMRDLIASQSNWNVLGQQVMMAPVDREEGAEKAFSMDQWPGYTHSRDRLLGFMRDRKVPNPVVLTGDIHKNWVNDLKVNFEDEKDPVMGTEFVCTSITSGGNGEQAEAAAKILTSENPFVKFFNAERGYVSCTVTPEEWRSDYQVVEFVDKPGAPKITRASYVVESGIPGAKRAH; this comes from the coding sequence GTGTCGCTTCGTTCGTTTCAATCGACTGCCAATGCGTTTCTATCGGATCGTCGCCAGTTCGTATTAGGGGCCGGCTCGTTGGCCTTACTTCCTTGGCTGGGGCAATGTGTTCAAGGGGCGATGAAGTCGAATACCTCCTTCGATAAGGATCCTTTCACGCTCGGCGTTGCCTCAGGCGATCCTCAGCCCGATGGTTTCGTGCTGTGGACGCGGCTCGCTCCAGAACCCCTGGGCGGTGGCGGCATGCCCAGCGAAGCCTATGAGGTCACCTGGGAAATCTCGGAAGACCTATCGTTCAAGAAGATTGCGCACAGCGGCAAAGCATTGGCGACTCCGCAACTGGGACATAGCGTGCATGTCGAAGTACAAGGGTTGCCGGCCGATCGCTGGTACTTTTATCGCTTTCAATGTGGCGACGCGATCAGCCCTGTCGGCCGCGCCCGCACGACCCCTGGTTACGACGTGATGGCCGACAAGCTGCGGTTCGCATTTGCTTCGTGCCAGCATTACGAACACGGCCTGTTTACCGCCTACGAGCACATGGCCCAGGAAGACTTAGACCTGGTGCTGCACCTGGGGGACTATATCTACGAGTACCGCGGCAACAGCAAGGCCATTCGCCAGCATATCGGCGAAGAGATTCAGTCGCTTAATGACTACCGCAATCGCTATGCTCTTTATCGTACCGACGAGCACCTGCAGGCGGCGCACGCGTTGTGCCCTTGGTTATTGGTGTGGGACGACCACGAGTTCGACAACAACTGTGCCGGGGATATTTCGGAAGAGGAAAGCGTCAATCCGGAAGAGTACCTGTTGCGTCGAGCGGCTGCCTACCAGGCCTACTACGAAATGATGCCGCTGCGAAGCCGCTGCATGCCGCGCGGACCGCACATGCAGCTTTATCGCCGGATTCCTTACGGCCGCCTGGCGAATTTCGAGATGCTCGACACGCGGCAGTATCGTACCGATCAGCCCAACGGCGACAAAAAGAGCCCGCTGAACGATGCGGCGCGCGACCCCAAGAATACGCTGCTGGGAGACAAGCAAGAGCATTGGCTGATGCGAGACCTGATCGCTTCGCAAAGCAACTGGAATGTTCTCGGACAGCAGGTCATGATGGCCCCTGTCGATCGCGAAGAAGGAGCAGAAAAGGCCTTCAGCATGGATCAGTGGCCAGGCTACACCCACTCGCGCGACCGACTGCTGGGCTTCATGCGAGACCGCAAAGTGCCTAACCCGGTGGTTTTGACCGGCGATATCCATAAGAATTGGGTCAACGATCTGAAGGTGAACTTCGAGGACGAGAAGGACCCGGTCATGGGGACCGAATTCGTTTGCACCTCGATCACCTCAGGCGGCAACGGCGAACAGGCCGAAGCGGCGGCCAAGATCCTCACCAGCGAGAACCCCTTCGTCAAGTTCTTCAATGCCGAACGCGGCTACGTCAGCTGCACGGTCACTCCCGAAGAATGGCGCAGCGATTACCAGGTGGTCGAGTTCGTCGACAAGCCAGGGGCCCCCAAGATCACGCGGGCATCGTACGTGGTCGAGTCAGGTATCCCCGGTGCGAAGCGTGCCCACTAA